A window of the Branchiostoma lanceolatum isolate klBraLanc5 chromosome 13, klBraLanc5.hap2, whole genome shotgun sequence genome harbors these coding sequences:
- the LOC136447235 gene encoding interferon-inducible GTPase 5-like — MATNSNQQTPTDGNDCPLEVDQLTISEKHLSQDELDELERIRDDGTTDFEKVAHRMTLKIQESEHATVNIGIVGEAGAGKSTFINSFRGIKPGEEGAAEVSAFRHTTNDVTRYPVPDNQNIVLVDFPGVIFRNTGTRTDVVEEFNTKSYLNLYGAEMEECDVFLVFVTCRVSNNIIWIANEVRKMKKNVLFVRSKIDVDLANESRDNPRRFPKGTSANTIEVRRFLEELRKVTTKELERLSYTEVKETTVFVICGLSDDVASGTFDMTNLRKAIYNTLTVDKKGVLINGLVEFATDMVHDKAEYLRSREVIVAAVANTVISATPIPGLGLALDIGILVGGYHRFKRALCLDKKSLRQLAAVGNKDYESLKKFVNRRLVLSEKIEAASGPLAIRAIIGGAATGVTLGAIACTTLAMRVSLPLVGGILAAPASAALVVYIMRKMINEMERCAIELHEYAFGEEPSPANIGILGKECSSRREFLNAIRGIRSSDLKPSIPEKSSKKPKEHESSDNLVFVEFPSPQIKKSFFRDTLDEDGYRKSFGDDLKLCDVCLVFIDKEMTAETVAVAKIAKERTKVLFVRVNEFHPSANQSGTSVISAFRKQLEKVKFGDVDMSDVFIISTEYDAVTQDIGETPALRRAIFKELQDADKTDRNVMYMSLDTLMLNDDDAGSITKGLAEGLRAIEMFGQNQSDDVSDLIKSKEDCLPKWEQTTIRIG, encoded by the exons ATGGCAACGAACAGCAATCAACAGACTCCAACAGACGG GAATGACTGTCCCCTGGAAGTCGACCAGCTCACCATCTCTGAGAAACACCTGTCCCAAGATGAGCTGGATGAACTGGAGCGGATACGGGACGATGGAACCACAGACTTCGAGAAAGTAGCACACAGAATGACACTGAAGATCCAAGAGTCCGAGCACGCCACTGTTAACATAGGCATTGTCGGTGAAGCAGGGGCGGGGAAAAGTACGTTTATTAACTCGTTTCGCGGGATAAAACCCGGTGAGGAAGGTGCTGCTGAGGTCTCAGCCTTCCGTCATACCACCAATGACGTCACGCGGTATCCTGTACCAGACAACCAAAACATCGTCCTTGTGGACTTTCCTGGGGTCATCTTCCGGAACACCGGTACAAGAACAGATGTGGTAGAAGAGTTCAACACCAAAAGCTACCTGAATCTCTACGGCGCCGAAATGGAAGAGTGCGACGTGTTCCTTGTCTTCGTCACGTGTCGAGTGAGCAACAACATCATCTGGATTGCCAACGAAGTcagaaagatgaagaaaaacgtTCTCTTCGTGCGGTCAAAAATTGACGTTGACTTGGCGAATGAGAGTAGAGACAACCCCAGGCGTTTCCCCAAAGGCACGTCCGCCAATACTATAGAGGTGCGTCGTTTTCTTGAGGAACTGCGCAAGGTTACCACGAAGGAGCTAGAGAGGCTTAGCTACACCGAGGTGAAGGAGACAACGGTGTTCGTCATCTGTGGACTGTCAGATGATGTGGCATCTGGTACTTTCGACATGACCAATCTCCGCAAGGCTATCTACAACACACTGACGGTTGACAAGAAGGGGGTACTCATCAATGGGTTGGTCGAGTTTGCCACCGACATGGTGCACGACAAGGCAGAGTATCTCAGGTCACGGGAAGTCATTGTAGCAGCCGTGGCGAATACAGTCATCAGTGCAACCCCAATACCAGGCCTGGGATTAGCTCTAGACATCG GAATACTTGTGGGAGGATATCACCGTTTCAAGAGAGCCTTATGTCTTGACAAAAAGTCGCTCAGACAGCTAGCTGCGGTGGGAAACAAAGACTACGAAAGTCTCAAGAAGTTCGTCAACAGAAGGCTGGTGCTGAGCGAAAAGATCGAAGCTGCATCGGGCCCCTTGGCGATTCGAGCAATCATCGGTGGTGCAGCAACAGGCGTGACTCTGGGTGCTATTGCCTGCACAACGTTGGCAATGAGAGTCTCCCTCCCACTTGTTGGAGGGATCCTTGCAGCGCCTGCCTCGGCTGCATTGGTGGTGTACATCATGCGGAAGATGATCAACGAAATGGAGAGATGTGCCATCGAGCTTCACGAGTATGCATTCGGAGAGGAACCGAG CCCAGCAAACATCGGGATACTAGGGAAAGAATGCTCCAGCAGAAGGGAATTCCTGAACGCCATTCGCGGCATTCGTAGCAGCGATCTAAAGCCCTCCATCCCGGAAAAGAGCTCCAAAAAGCCTAAGGAGCACGAATCTTCTGATAACCTGGTGTTCGTGGAGTTCCCCAGCCCACAGATAAAGAAGTCCTTTTTTCGAGATACACTTGACGAAGATGGGTACAGGAAGAGCTTCGGGGACGACTTGAAGCTGTGTGACGTCTGCCTCGTGTTCATTGACAAGGAGATGACCGCAGAAACGGTTGCCGTTGCGAAGATTGCAAAAGAGAGGACCAAAGTGCTGTTTGTAAG GGTAAATGAGTTCCACCCTTCAGCAAACCAGAGCGGAACAAGTGTGATCAGCGCTTTCCGAAAGCAGCTTGAGAAAGTCAAGTTCGGTGACGTCGACATGTCTGACGTCTTCATCATCAGCACCGAGTACGATGCTGTGACTCAAGACATCGGAGAAACTCCTGCTCTGAGACGTGCCATCTTTAAAGAGCTCCAAGATGCTGACAAGACAGACAG AAACGTGATGTATATGAGTTTGGATACGTTGATGTTGAATGACGATGATGCAGGCTCCATCACGAAAGGTCTAGCGGAGGGTTTGAGAGCAATAGAGATGTTTGGACAGAACCAGTCTGATGACGTGTCGGACCTGATAAAGAGCAAAGAAGACTGTCTGCCAAAATGGGAGCAGACAACGATTCGGATAGGTTGA
- the LOC136447436 gene encoding T-cell-specific guanine nucleotide triphosphate-binding protein 2-like encodes MKCQVDNMKSCDVFIVLCGEAVVTETIWLAVQALEMDKKVLFVKSKFDLTTNNTTLKDGTRPQPDPSREQAVKKSMAAGIQEKLSAEGWGMTVKMDDIFLISGNWNNVKQGAYDMVRLRQAIIEPLDELQKQAFVMLCKDHSLRMIPTKSRLLKQMVWAQAVQSGALRPWSGLLVDTPLDLETIRESSEVYKRCFGLDEASLEDLAELAGINKECIRESVRRKLPICTGLFDTSDPLPQSTVRGLVGMIAQNGSTLMTLELANYSFETTVNCGSLKGKAMHVVAYFLRKLIAEQAECACVLHEELFATR; translated from the exons ATGAAATGCCAAGTGGACAACATGAAGAGTTGTGATGTCTTCATCGTGCTCTGTGGAGAGGCTGTGGTGACAGAGACCATCTGGCTAGCAGTTCAAGCACTAGAAATGGACAAGAAG GTATTAtttgtcaagtcaaagtttGACCTGACAACTAACAATACAACTTTAAAGGATGGGACCAGACCTCAGCCTGACCCATCCAGAGAACAGGCAGTCAAGAAGAGCATGGCTGCTGGGATCCAG GAGAAGCTTAGTGCGGAAGGATGGGGTATGACAGTTAagatggatgacatcttccTCATCAGTGGGAACTGGAACAATGTCAAGCAAGGAGCGTATGACATGGTCCGACTCAGACAGGCCATCATTGAACCATTAGATGAACTACAAAAGCAG GCGTTTGTCATGCTCTGCAAAGATCACTCCCTGCGTATGATCCCCACCAAGTCAAGACTCCTGAAACAGATGGTGTGGGCACAGGCCGTCCAGTCAGGGGCGCTGAGACCATGGTCTGGACTCCTAGTGGACACGCCGTTAGACCTTG AGACCATCAGAGAATCCAGTGAAGTGTACAAGAGGTGTTTTGGTCTGGATGAAGCTTCCCTGGAAGACTTGGCTGAGTTAGCTGGGATAAATAAGGAATGTATCCGAGAGTCTGTACGGAGGAAACTGCCCATATGTACAGGCCTCTTTGACACTTCTGATCCATTGCCCCAATCCACCGTCCGTGGCCTTGTTGGCATGATAGCCCAAAATGGCAGTACTCTCATGACCCTTGAACTTGCAAACTACTCGTTTGAGACAACTGTAAACTGTGGCTCTTTGAAAGGGAAAGCGATGCATGTTGTTGCTTATTTCTTGCGTAAGCTAATAGCTGAACAGGCAGAATGTGCATGTGTACTCCATGAAGAACTTTTTGCTACCAGATGA
- the LOC136447236 gene encoding interferon-inducible GTPase 5-like: MQECDFFLIFLTNRLSNNVVWIAKEVRKMGKRLLFVRSQADVDIEKARRDNPKDFPKKIGSQIVDSTVMAKFKQSGKETLEALGYGKVDEKDIFIICGLKGQVARGDYDMGALRIAMLNSLSTSKQNVLIKNTQDFSIDTITQKADVMRKAAWGIAATAAAVSAAPVPGLGVAVDIVIMVSWQSLSICLA, encoded by the exons ATGCAGGAGTGTGACTTCTTCCTTATTTTTCTGACGAATCGGCTGAGCAACAATGTGGTCTGGATTGCCAAAGAAGTGCGCAAGATGGGGAAAAGGCTACTTTTTGTAAGATCACAAGCAGATGTAGACATTGAAAAGGCAAGGCGGGACAACCCCAAAGACTTTCCAAAGAAGATTGGCAGCCAGATTGTAGACAGTACAGTTATGGCTAAGTTTAAACAGTCTGGAAAGGAAACCTTGGAAGCTCTTGGATATGGCAAGGTAGATGaaaaagacattttcatcatttgcGGACTGAAAGGTCAAGTAGCTCGCGGTGACTATGACATGGGTGCACTCCGTATAGCAATGCTCAACAGCCTTTCAACCTCCAAGCAGAATGTTCTGATAAAGAACACCCAAGACTTTTCCATAGATACAATTACACAGAAAGCAGACGTGATGAGGAAAGCAGCGTGGGGAATAGCAGCTACAGCTGCAGCTGTCAGTGCAGCACCTGTCCCTGGCCTAGGTGTGGCTGTAGATATTG TAATCATGGTTTCCTGGCAGAGCCTCAGCATCTGCCTCGCCTAG
- the LOC136447274 gene encoding uncharacterized protein, producing MTVRRAFNIDDESLEQLACISNKSALTLKRFRNQNSTLWNAIKNSSGPMALRNIAALAASSVTMASLAITSATMKIVLPIIGGVIAAPASFALIVFLVRKFIEEMETCATKLFKFAFSDQDMGPADIGIVGDGNTGEATFINNFGSLLQHEERDPNKPTTETTLHKTFGGAQLVELPPPLVKKKLFKRTFDEEAYFKSFADDMRACSVLLVFIGNTISEELLTIARKAKEMELQVLFIRTCLDEDELHYIDSIRKEAHTDLTAHIDGIAATDIFIISDQYDSMVQDKWDVGFLRAAILHAIDMIDMTDRNLMEIPRETTIALKEDESSRPSHDILRALYGSARVVKPLLPDWKAAIISVGVIGKPEADIRTFICSLLGLQDDHLPGQARDPAKATVYYNPSHPSNISAVHFPPASLTPGQNGSLFVSRYMEFHGDRMKDCDLFLVFCQDKVTEEAAWVANEAMKMSKKVLLIGTKRDQTATLGAANLPTKDTEDRELRHRLTDELQEHLHNAGSGQVMGANSTFIISDQADDMLMGKLDMVRLKTAIVSQLNDLQQQAFVICCPDLSHDFVSEKARVLKKIAWVQAVNAMDVNQGPCLLVETPVKIATVRVACELSQKCLGLDEASLPKLAAISGTDIKDLQLFVQRNLPMCRKLLSEDTDDVPPDNIRTLASLLSKNSSTLLTLGLANWAFTTTVPITEYGGKALNVVAYFLCKMIDEQAECAKDLHNYAFHK from the exons ATGACTGTCCGCAGAGCTTTTAACATCGATGATGAATCTCTCGAGCAGTTGGCCTGCATTTCTAACAAATCTGCTCTGACCTTGAAGAGGTTTCGTAACCAAAATTCAACACTTTGGAATGCTATAAAGAACAGCAGTGGTCCCATGGCACTCCGAAATATTGCTGCTCTTGCAGCATCTTCTGTCACAATGGCTAGCCTAGCGATAACAAGTGCCACAATGAAAATAGTACTTCCAATCATTGGTGGAGTCATAGCTGCTCCAGCCTCCTTTGCTCTGATAGTGTTCCTTGTGCGAAAGTTCATTGAGGAGATGGAGACCTGTGCGACCAAGCTGTTCAAGTTTGCTTTCAGTGATCAGGACATGGG GCCTGCAGACATTGGCATTGTAGGAGATGGAAATACTGGAGAGGCCACCTTCATCAACAACTTTGGCAGCTTACTTCAACATGAGGAGAGAGATCCAAATAAACCCACCACAGAAACCACACTTCACAAAACATTTGGAGGTGCCCAACTTGTAGAACTCCCTCCTCCTCTTGTGAAAAAGAAGCTGTTCAAACGTACCTTTGATGAAGAAGCATACTTCAAAAGCTTTGCTGATGACATGAGAGCATGCAGTGTGCTCTTGGTGTTCATTGGAAACACAATCAGCGAAGAACTTCTCACAATTGCAAGAAAGGCTAAAGAGATGGAGCTACAAGTTCTGTTCATAAG GACATGTCTGGATGAAGATGAACTCCACTATATTGACAGCATCCGAAAG GAAGCCCATACTGACCTGACAGCTCACATTGATGGCATTGCTGCAACTGACATCTTCATCATAAGTGACCAGTACGACAGTATGGTTCAAGACAAATGGGATGTTGGCTTCCTCAGGGCAGCAATTCTCCATGCCATTGACATGATTGATATGACTGACAG AAACTTGATGGAAATTCCGAGAGAAACGACTATTGCACTGAAAGAGGATGAGAGCAGCAGACCAAGCCATGACATACTGAGGGCACTCTATGGCTCTGCAAGGGTAGTCAAACCACTCTTACCAGACTGGAAGGCAGCAATCATCTCTGTTG GGGTGATTGGCAAACCTGAAGCTGACATCAGAACATTCATCTGCTCCCTTCTTGGACTTCAAGATGACCACCTGCCTGGACAGGCTAGGGACCCTGCCAAAGCAACAGTGTACTACAATCCAAGCCACCCCAGCAACATCTCTGCTGTCCACTTTCCACCAGCTTCACTTACTCCTG GACAAAATGGATCTCTCTTTGTTTCCCGGTACATGGAGTTCCACGGAGACAGGATGAAGGACTGTGACCTGTTTTTGGTCTTCTGCCAGGACAAAGTGACTGAGGAGGCAGCCTGGGTGGCCAATGAGGCTATGAAGATGAGTAAGAAG GTGCTCCTAATTGGAACAAAACGTGACCAAACTGCTACTTTAGGGGCTGCCAATCTTCCAACTAAGGACACAGAAGACAGGGAACTCCGCCACAGGCTAACAGATGAACTTCAG GAACATCTGCACAATGCAGGCAGTGGTCAGGTGATGGGTGCAAACAGCACCTTTATAATCAGTGATCAAGCTGATGACATGCTGATGGGGAAGCTTGACATGGTCAGACTGAAGACGGCAATCGTGTCTCAGCTCAATGACTTACAACAACAG GCATTTGTGATTTGCTGTCCGGACCTGTCACATGACTTTGTGAGTGAAAAGGCTAGGGTGCTAAAGAAGATAGCGTGGGTCCAGGCTGTCAACGCCATGGATGTCAACCAGGGACCTTGCCTACTGGTTGAAACACCAGTGAAGATAG caacTGTCAGGGTAGCCTGTGAGCTGTCCCAGAAGTGTTTGGGACTTGACGAAGCATCCCTCCCCAAGCTAGCAGCAATATCCGGTACAGACATAAAAGATCTCCAGTTATTTGTGCAAAGAAACCTTCCCATGTGCAGAAAGCTGTTGTCAGAAGACACCGACGACGTGCCTCCTGACAACATCCGTACCTTAGCAAGCCTGCTGTCCAAAAACAGCAGCACCCTTCTGACCCTTGGGCTGGCAAACTGGGCCTTCACAACCACTGTTCCTATCACAGAGTATGGTGGGAAGGCACTGAATGTTGTTGCCTACTTCTTGTGTAAGATGATTGACGAACAAGCAGAATGTGCAAAGGATCTGCACAATTATGCCTTTCACAAGTAA
- the LOC136447275 gene encoding uncharacterized protein, which yields MPKKRDDEAAKQAIAEKVKQIQSKQARWMQQRKEQLDRGGGRQQTQTGQTGGSTRGTGNRKDKTPAAQSTNTAYIPWVSKNDIDKQFKQKSSRSQPPKPSSAPTAKSGKLESVRTTATAHNDGKLPTQRSKSASRALERPQTYTKGSFNEVNGNKLTDGNHSAKRTESEDGTQDEEEIAPYDHQSDSEDNSHTNDSSKQDSVSSAREPLHKHNLQDVQNDAEATGDQMDQSGSRSARGRAMLSPDMFDALADQIANRLKVRMDKPTSGEGTLSEGGGHVSQESNIDTHKCQVCSSLMVPPDHRPMLVIPCGHTFCTACVRHTDTCPGCGEEVSSLTCNIMLQQIIVEYKNKRKPKTKEHSNIYISSANHTYAPQKYSGGTSRFDSLSERNKTAPSSVKRRDSGSHGDRKHKGYHGNRGEDYVEKYHTLTMRCEVLETEADGIKEKMETVAKQLEREQKQVAGIEKQEESLREQIKMLEEKINSLQTHKEGYIDTCDELEGQHFNLASKLSMVEDTLQSLTLERDKVRILAHNFDPSINMEDD from the exons ATGCCAAAGAAACGGGACGATGAAGCGGCCAAACAAGCAATCGCCGAGAAG GTGAAACAGATCCAGAGTAAACAAGCGAGATGGATGCAGCAGAGGAAAGAGCAGCTGGaccggggaggggggcggcagcAGACACAGACAGGACAGACAGGGGGTTCTACAAGGGGGACGGGCAACAGGAAGGACAAGACACCTGCTGCACAGTCTACAA ATACAGCATACATACCATGGGTTTCCAAGAATGATATTGACAAGCAATTCAAACAAAAGTCCTCAAGATCTCAACCTCCCAAACCATCAAGTGCACCAACAGCGAAGTCTGGAAAACTTGAATCAGTAAGGACAACAGCAACAGCACACAATGATGGAAAACTACCCACACAGAGGTCCAAAAGTGCAAGCAGAGCACTGGAGAGGCCACAAACTTATACCAAAGGGTCTTTCAATGAAGTAAATGGTAATAAATTAACTGATGGTAATCATAGTGCCAAACGGACAGAGTCAGAGGATGGAACacaagatgaagaagaaatTGCGCCTTACGATCATCAGTCTGACTCTGAAGACAATTCACATACCAATGACTCCTCAAAACAAGACAGTGTCTCTTCTGCTAGGGAACCTTTGCACAAACACAACCTGCAAGATGTGCAAAATGATGCAGAAGCAACAGGAGATCAAATGGACCAATCAGGATCGAGAAGTGCAAGAGGTAGAGCGATGTTGTCTCCAGATATGTTTGATGCACTGGCAGATCAGATAGCAAACAGACTGAAGGTGAGAATGGATAAACCAACAAGCGGAGAAGGCACACTGTCAGAAGGAGGTGGACATGTCTCTCAGGAATCGAATATTGACACACACAAGTGTCAGGTCTGCTCTTCTCTTATG GTTCCCCCAGACCATCGGCCCATGTTGGTAATCCCATGTGGTCACACCTTCTGTACTGCCTGTGTCAGACATACAGACACTTGCCCAGGGTGTGGGGAGGAAG TCTCATCACTCACTTGCAACATCATGCTTCAGCAGATAATTGTGGAATACAAAAACAAGAGAAAACCCAAAACAAAGGAACATTCAAACATCTACATAAGCAGTGCCAATCATACATACGCTCCACAAAAGTACTCAGGTGGCACCAGCAGGTTTGATTCATTGAGCGAAAGAAACAAGACAGCACCCAGCAGTGTGAAAAGGAGAGACTCTGGTTCTCATGGTGATCGTAAACATAagggttaccatggtaacagaggTGAGGACTATGTGGAGAAGTACCACACCCTGACTATGAGGTGTGAAGTGCTGGAGACAGAGGCTGATGGCATCAAGGAAAAGATGGAGACGGTTGCTAAGCAACTAGAGAGGGAACAG AAACAAGTTGCTGGcatagaaaaacaagaagagaGCCTAAGAGAACAGATCAAGATGTTGGAAGAGAAAATCAACAGCCTCCAGACCCACAAAGAAGGGTACATAGACACCTGTGATGAGTTAGAAGGACAGCACTTCAACCTGGCCTCTAAGTTATCTATGGTGGAGGACACTCTACAGTCATTGACACTGGAGAGGGATAAG GTGAGGATCCTGGCTCACAACTTTGATCCATCTATTAACATGGAAGATGACTGA